The following is a genomic window from Rhododendron vialii isolate Sample 1 chromosome 9a, ASM3025357v1.
ATTACACAAACCTCAATGACGCCTGTCCTATGGATCGATTCCCTTTCCTCGGATTGAGCAGATGGTGGACGCAACAGCAGGATGCGAGTGCTTAAGCTTTATGGATACGCATCGGGGCTATCATCAGATAGCTTTGGCTAAGGAGGATTAGGAGAAAACGGCCTTTATTTCTCCTTGGGGAACTTATTGCTACAAGGTCATACCGTTTGGcctaaagaatgctggtgcaATCTTCCAACGCTCCATCACAAAGATGTTTCCTGGAATGCTCAGCCGAACCATAGAAGCTTATATCGATGATTTGGTTTGCAAAAGCACATTTGCTCGGGACCACCTTCGAGATCTTGGAGAGGTCTTTGCCATTTTAAAACAGCGGAAGTTGCGCCTTAATGCtgagaagtgtgcgtttggtGTAAGTTCGGGTAAGTTCCTTGGTTACATAGTGAGCCGCCGAGGAATCGAAGCTGATCCCACACACATCCAGGCCGTGCAAAATCTCCGAGCTCCGACTACTATAAAAGAGGTACAACGACTTACAGGAATGGTGGCTGCCCTGAACCGTTTCATCCGACGTTCGGGCGATCTTTGCCGTCCCTTTTTTCGGGCAATCACTACTAGCCGACGCAGATTCGTATGGACCGAAGAATGCAAGCAGGCTTTGCAATCCTTAAAGCAATATCTGTCCCACGCTCCTCTGCTCGTCAAGCCCCTACTCGACGAGGATTTGTATCTTTACCTTGCTGTTTCGGATCACGCTACGAGCACGGTGCTTGTTCGGAAAGAGGGGATGGAGCATCATCTACTCCAGCAAAATGATGACGGACTCTCAGACGAGGCATCTGCCTATGGAGAAATTGGCATTGGCTCTCGTTTCagctaaaacgagcctcttgcctttctttcaatcccataggattgtggtcctcactgagtttcctctcaaagcgGTCCTTCGAAAGACGGAGGCGTCAAGCCGGATCCTGAAATTCTCTCAAGACTTGGCCAATTTCGACATCCAGTTTGAGCCTCGGACCGCTATCAAGGGACAAGCCttggccgacttctttgccgaactcacTCCTGGCTTGCAAGATGAAgccaatgccttggccaccgtCGCTGAAGAAGCTCGGattcaagaagaagaggttttggaaggACCATCCGACCGTCCTGCGCAGCCCCTCCATGCTCGGTATTCCCTCGGACGAAAGAAACCAAAGCGGCAATGGAGGCTCATCTCTAGCAACGCTTGGCGACTGACCGTCGATGGAGCTTCTAATGTTCACGGGGCTGGTGTGGGCATCGTCCTTGTGTCTCCAAGCGGGACCATACATGAAAGCGTGGTCTCGATTGGGTACCCGGCGACGAACAACGAAGAGGAGTATGAAGCTCTGATTGCAGgcctccaacttgctcttcggcCTGATGCTGATTCGGTTCATATCTTTTGTGACTCTCAGCTCATTGTAGGTCACTTAAACGACGATTATCAAGCAAGAGACCAACGTATGAATGCTTACGTAAGCCACGTTTTGGCCCTGTTCGGAAAATTTGGCCGAGTGGAAGTAGAATGGATCGCTCGGGAGCATAATGCACATGCTGACGCCCTGGCAGGTCTTGCTTCGGTTTACAAGACCTCGGGCAGTCGCACTATTACCTTTGACGAAGTCGCAAAATCGAGCTTCGAACAGCCGTGTGAACAAGTCATGGCAATCTCCCTCGGTCCAAATCAACTGGATCCAGTGATTGATTACTTGAAGAACCAGGTGTTACCACCAAACAAATGTGAAGCATATAAACTCCGATGCCGAGCGGCCAATTTTTTCCTGGATCCGAACGACACCCTTTACCGATGGACTTTCACTGGACCGGATTTGTGTGTAGTCCATGAGGACCACGTGACGACCGTTCTGGAAGAGCTCCACTCGGGAAGCTGTGGGGCGCATTCAGGAGGACGGTCCCTTGCACAGCGTGCCCTAACACagggctattggtggccgaagatggttaAACAGTCGGAGGAGTACGTCAAGCGATGCGTTCGGTGCCAACAACAAGCATCTCTCATCCACCAGCCCGCcttcccccttaaaatgatcactagtCCGTGGCCATtcgcggtttgggcttttgacatagtAGGCAAGATGCCGAAGGCGCCTGGCGGATTCGAGTATATGCTCACAGCCACAGATTTGTTCACTAAATGGGTTGAAGCTTCCCTTTTGGTCAAGACCACTGTAGGCGACGTGGAACGTTTTATTTGGAAGCATATCATCTCGCGGTTCGGCGTACCATACGCCATCCTTTTCGACAATGGCTCCCAGTTTGTCGCATCCGCCATCAAAGCTTTTTATGCAAAGCGCCACATCACGATCCATAATTCCTCCGTGGCTTATCCTCAAGGCaatggacaagccgaagcaTCTAACAAGACGATCACTCGGGGGCTGAAGCGTCGTCTGGACAAGAAACTCGGTAAATggtggaagagcttccacacgttttatgggcctaccgtacCACACCTCGGCGGTCTACAGGCCGTACCCCGTTTGCTATGGCTTACGGCATGGAAGCCGTCCTCCCCTTATCCACTTTGATCCCAATAGCCCGAACGGAAAATTTTAACCCTGTGGACAACAATGCACTTGTGGGTGCCGAGTTAGACTTCGCTGAAGAACTACGTgacaatgctaaccttcggCACGCTGCGTATCAGCAAGAAGTTGCAAGGGGCTACAACCGAAATGTTCGCGCTCGTCCGTTTAACGTTGCgacttagtccttcggatggtGACCGAAGCGTCAAAGCTAACCAAGCTGAAGGAtccctatgaaggaccttaccgAGTGGTGGAGAAGATTGGGCATGGTGTCTACAAGCTTGCTGAGATGGATGGAACGCCAATTGCTAAACCATggaatgctcaaaaacttaggaaattccatggctagtgttggcatcctccattttttattttttcttctcttgtatttacattttttgttcGGCAAATACGCTTTTGAGTGTCGTTTATTTAATGCAAATCTCAATATTTATTCCATTGTTTCTCTACTATTCTTTTTAACTGGGGTATCTCATTTAGCCCCGGGTTCATGCCTTCGGGGCGTTAGTATTTCTCCCCATGACCGCTACGCTCGGTGTGTACATCTTGtgttcgggcgaaattctcgtagcccttGGAACTTTTAttcgggcgaaattctcgtagcccttGGAACTTTTCTTCGGGCAAAATTCTCGTAGCCTACGAAGGTTTATTCGTTCGGAGGAAATTCTCCAAGCCAGCGGTCCAAAATATGTTTGGGCGCAATTTTTGCAGCCAAGTCTTCTCTCTCGGATGAACCACTCACACTTTCAGTAGTGATGCATGATGATCCTATTGTGTATCCATTTGTTTGTCTTACTGGATTCTCATTTTTACAATATGACCATCCACTAAGACAGGGGGCTGATACTTGGCTACATAATTAACTTAATCTGAACAAAAAGACTTGGCAAATTCTTATACTTGGAAACACAATTAACACAATGAATCCATTCCGAACAAAAAGACAGATTTGCAAGTTTgttaaaacaaagaacaaagacGGTTATCATTCACCAAGGGATCCTCCAACCTGCTTTAGTTACATCCAATGGTTTGGCAAGGTTCCAATTGTTCGGAGCCAACcatattcaaaatcaaaaaaatagaaattcgaaaacaaaaacaaaaaggggaaGCCAGTTCAATTTGCTGGAGCATCTGCAGGGGCTGGTACTGTGGTAGAGTCGGTAGCATCAACTATTGTGTCTTCCGCTTCAGCTTCGGCACGGGGGAGGGGAGGTACTTCCACCAGACTCCTCCTTTCATCGTCGGGCTCAACGCCTGCGTCGTCGAAACCCCTGTTATACCCGAGCATGAAGCTCTCCTTGTGCTGACCTTCCTTAATATCAGCTTGGACTTCAAGAATTTGGTCGGCCACATCCTCTTCAGCTTGGGCATACCCCTTGTCGTACCCTTTGTCATACTGCCCCTGtagctccctctccctctccctctccatctcctTCTTCATCTCCTCTCGCCCGAAGGCTCTTCCCTCAAACAGGCCCTCCTCTTTTCCTTCGGCCCTTGTACGCTTGGCCGAATCCTCGAGTCCCTTTATTAGGTCATTTAGATTTGCAATCTGAACTTCCTGGCCTTGTCGCACGAGCTCGGATTGCTCTAGGCTCTTCTTGTAGTCTTCGGCGACGCTCTTGTTATGCTCAACCGACTACTTCAGTAGCTTCGACTTCTTGTTGTGTTCGGTGAGATAACATTGGGCACTCATAGGGGACTGGGTGGCCTGCAGTCAAAGCAGAATGTAAGTTATTCCGAAAAACTAGAGCGAGTGAACAAATAATCATTGCAAGTATGAAAAATTTACTTACCCTTCCAACATCGTAGTAGTACTTGCTCAGGGCTGCTTTCAGAGACGGGGGACTCTGTATATCCCTTGGTAAAGCCAGCCCCGAGTGGAGGGTAAAGGCCAGGGAGGGATCCTCCTTGAGGCTGTCAGATTTTAACACTTGTTTTTTGCTTGGGGTGACAAAGTTCGGCACCCATGGGGTGTCAAGGTCCGAAGCAAGCTCCCTCCTTTCTCCCTCTACCTGCGCTTCCTTCGGAAGCTCAACTTCCTGGCTCTTCCCCTTCGGAGCCACTTTTGTCTTCTTGCTTGCAAGTGGTTCCTTCGGGGAATGAGGGGCGCTCAATGAACGTTTTttagaagggggggggggggggggggggttttcTTGCTTAGCGCCGAGCCCGAAGCACCCGGGGCTCCATCCTTCCGAAGCTCagccttctccctctctttttccttcaactTTTGCTGGAGAACGGCTTTCATGTTCCTCGGAGGCATCTCTTCTTGCTCTTGAAAAGGCTCTTCTTCTGTGGGAAGGCGAATTGTCCCTCGGAGAGGTTTATCCGAGCTCGGGCGAAGTTCCTCTGGAATCTCTTCGGAACCAACTTCGGAAGCCTGCTCACGCTCGTCGGTTACCTTTCGTCGGATCCGACCTCTGTACGTGGCTTTGTACCCGAGGATTGTTGGGGCGTCCCTTTCCTCCGCTGGAATGGTGAGAAGGGAGTCAGCAAGACCACAACCTCTTGCCGCCCTTAAGAGTACCTTGTTGAGCTTGGTAGTATCTGCCGAAgaaaagcacacaaaaaaaaaattagataagtATAATAAGAACAACAAAAGGAATAGCATTAAAATAACGGGCAACTATTCTTACTCGGAGTTCTCCTTCGTGTGGCGATTTCGAATTGGCCGTATTCTCGTTCGGGGAATTGGAAATTCCCCCTAACCTCGACGTAGTCGAAGGCCCATTTCTCCGAGTCATACATGCCCTCGGGAATGATTTTTTGCATCTTCCTTCGGGAGCAAAGGTAGTATCGAGAATACCGAACGTTTCTCGACATCATGTAATTCTCGAAAAATGGTAGGGCTCGAGTCGGAACATCTTTACCTCAGCGAGCTTGATTATCGAGTGAATTATACGGTAAGAGTTCACGCTCAACTGGCATGGAGTAAGATTGAAACGGTGAAGGTTCTCTCTCAAGACCTTATGCATCGGGAACCAAAGGCCCCTTCTGTTATCGCCATCAAAGGAACGGTGATGTGTTCGTCACTATATCTTATTCGGGGGCCTTGGACCGGCGTGATAATGACATCGTCGGGAACGTCGTAAACGGCTCGAAAGAGGTTCAAGCTCTTCTTGTCTTGGAAGCACTCCAAGTAAGGGCAGAGGTCCTTCCCCGTTCGGTCGGGAATTACGTCGGGGTCCAATTGAACGATTTTCCTCTTCGCCTTCGGAGGTTACGATGAAGACTCTCCTACGACGCCTGCTCCCTCGTTCGTTCGGATTGACGAAGCGACTGGAGTTTCTTTTTTCGACTCAGCTTCGTCTGCTCCCTCGGCGTCTTCTCCCTCTTCTACTTCGTCGTGAGGAGGCTCTCTATCGGACGATTCTTCATCTATGTCTATTATGTTGGGGTCTGGTCCCATTGTTCAGAGATGAGTCACCCTGACGATTCTTCAtctatgtctctctctctttctctctctctctctctctctctctctctctctctctctctctctctctctctctctctctctctctctctctctctctctctctctctctctccctcctcctccccctcctcttGATGTGTTCTTGATTCAGTTTTATTCTTTCCACTAAATTCCATACTAAGCCTCTTGGATTTTCCCTGCCAACGAATTTCTCTCAATCATGAACCAACCAAAGTAAATTATATAACTAGAGCTCAAATGGCAAATGACGACAGAGATCAAAAGTTTTGCTCTTGATGATGACGACGATGGTCCAATCCACTATGAAGACGGTTTATGTTCAGACGATTATGGTCTGATTACaggtcaaaattaaaaaatttcttccCCTCTTTCACAAATCCGTAGGGATAGAccgtgtttttgtttttaatttggtgCTTCAAATTTGGTGCTTTTGGTTGTAAAATCTTTTGATTTCGTTATTGAAGCAAATCAGAGTTGTTATTTGTGATTTCAATATTGAAGCAGATCGatcttctgttgttgttgttgttcttcttcttcttcttcttcttctttggctGTCTCTGTTTATGATTACGTAATCTAAGATTTTTTCACGGATGTAAACTGAGATTTGGGGGTGGATGAggaggggtaatatggtcaaaATCTAGCCGGATTATTTATGAACTGGCTTCAACCCATCCATATTTAATCACCCCTAGGCCGGATTAATTAGTCCCAGGCATAACTCATTTGGGTATGGAAATGAACTGCCAAACCAAGGCAAACCTTGGTTTCAGTGCTCATTCGGGCAGATTAGCTCATCCCATTGCTATGGTTGCTTCCAATCGGGCCGTTCTGTCCACTTAAATAAGTATTGCCGTCCAAGACTTTCCTAAAGGGACAATGATTTTATGTTAAATTCCTTACTACTTGAGCCCACTACATAAATTGTAGAACTGTGTTATACACACAGATAAATATGTAACAGATTttgcacagatttttgtgtggggcccactacggatttcacacaaataatccaacccgttcattaaatgtaaaacgttTTTTCAAGAGcccttgtgaaaaatcagctcaatccgatacctatagatgctagatccaatcatcaaacttttcattcgattttcagaataataaaatgttaaatgattggatcaagtacctagaagagcatccccaatggggatgtaaaaccAGGTGCTATACTTAAAATAGCAccagatgcaaaaaaaaaacccttccaatggggatgtaaaatggAACAAATAAGGTGGTAAAATGGCAGAGATGGAAAAGGAGATGGATATTTCCATCCCCATTTAACTACAGCTATAATTGACAGATCATCACGCAACtgaaaataccaaaattttGGACAGCCAGAATTTACCTAATTTCGTCGGAAAGTCGTCGGAATTTTGATGAACACGCCGGCATCTGCAACACTCCTGAATCTCGCCGAAAACTGATTCCAGGTCTGGAGATCACCATCTCCAACCCCGATTCTTGATGATTCATGGACGGAGCAGATGGAAGCCTCGTCCAGCCCCTTCAGAAACCCTCGTCTAGCCCCTTTCGTTTTCCTCGTCGAGTTCCAGCCAAGATTTCTCTTccgttcagagagagagagaaagagagagagaggggcggggGGTTCTCCTggttcacagagagagagagagagagagagagagggtctggTTCTGTTttgttcgtagagagagagaggacagtAAAGAAAGAGTAAAGTGAGCCAACGGATCATTTGATCCGaccgttggtttttttttttttcatttatttatggGAATCCGACCGTTGGCTgccaacggaaaaaaaaaaaatagcaacggtaattatttttttcctaccTATAAATGTGTGTTTCTAAGAGGATTTtacacaacaaaaattttctccattctccacaaacaccctccaaaaaaaatagtgtatcaATTATGGTAGACGGAAGTTGTAGTGCGAGAGGAAAATCGTTCAACTCTGATCAAGATGAAGCAATTTGTAATGCTTACTTGTGTGTTAGTCAAGATTCGATTATCGGTACCAACCAACCACAATCTAAATGGATGAAGTAAATTGTGTTACTGAAGTGGATgagaagtaaaaacaaaaatacgggacggaagtattttttttttccggaattttttttttttaagttctcaatTACCgaataccaaaattatttttcaacggaaGTAGTACTTGAATTAGGATTAAGAAAGTTGAGAAAAATTAAGGAGAATGGAAAGTTGGTTAattatccatcttttttttacatctcacaATTGGATAGGGATGGgttctattttacatctaaccaacttttaaccactttttacatctaaaataactataCATCCTCTTCTGaaatacatccccattggggatgctctaagtatcggattgagctaattttttgtgagggcaataaaaaaaatattttacatttaatgaatgacttgGATTGTTTGTGTGAGACACGTAGTGGGCCCGACACAAAAATCTGTGCTGGATCTTCGTACAACAAATCTGTGTCAATAGACTTATTGtaaattttattgtttcatAGCAATGTTATCCTGGAGCCACCGACCTATCCCATCCCAATTTTAAAACGACCGGCACACAGAGTCCTCTACACATATCGTGTATCTATAAATATCAAATtcggaaaatgatggccaaatacgtgttttgataattaatacccatcaagaacattttcagtattaacaaatgttttttgcTTGTCCTTGgccgggtattaattatcaaaacaccacctgggccgtcattttccctatcaaattgagctgatttttcacgaggcccacttggttttttcttttaaattattgaacagttTGCATCATCCGTGCGGAACTCAAAATGGGTTCCACGTGTTGGTCGGTGCAAAATGGGGATGGGATGGATCGGTGGCTCTAGCAGCTCCCTTCGCAGCATAATAATTCTACGAATAACAATTTCACTTCTAAGCCCACGTGGATAACAGGACCAAAATTCATAAGCCCAATTCTATtgctatctttttttttggaagttaatTCTATTGCTATCTTGTTTTCTCCACCAAATAAATGCTAGTAAATCTTCGTGCAATCCTTTGTAAGACCTTTTAATTTGCACGATTTTCAAAGGCCTACAAACACAAATATATCAAAtaacaatataaatggactGACAAAGTGTAAAAATTAGGTGGATTAAATTGGTGCATTCTAGCACCTATCTCAAgacaacttctttttttttagtagcttttaactatttttagttttttcttttgccaaacaattgtataaaatcaaaatattcattAAATCCATCAAAACACAATTTATATCTGTAATTCACAAATCATAAATTGAATTCAACAAAACACACGTAAAATCCAATTTTAATAGTCCGGTGAAAAACAACTTTAttaaaatgcataaaaaaactTCTATGATGCACTTCCAAGGTCTTCATCTGTAGACCTTCAGCTTCCTATCCAACACTTTTTTGCCCCTTGAGCTACGAAACATACTTGTTCCTAATTGCTCCATGTTTATTGCTTACTCTTTCCTCCGTAAATTCTAATTTATTAAGCAACCTTTTTTTTGATACCTGCAAAtataaaataactaaaaaataagaatgataaaaatataaaacaggTCTAACAAAGTACTAGTTTAACAGTTGTATAATATATACACTAAAACGTGTACGtcacaaaacttcaaaatttcaCCTCTTctattatttcaatttctgttttttttttttgtggcaaGAGAGTTGCAGTAGGCCCTCAGATCTTCACTTCTTTATCGAAGATCCAGCTAAACGGAACATACCGTGCTTCTTTTGCCCTGCCTGGAGCCAGCCGCCTAATTCTCTGAGGCAACCCGCAAACATAATCCTGGGCTTTTCGTCCCTCCGGAGAAATCCCAGTTATGTCCTCCACCTTCCACCTCCCAACCAGAAACTCCAATATATCCGCGTAGTCCTTGGCGGTGTAGACTCCAAGCTTCTGAGCCACGGACGAGAAATGGTCAAACAGATTGTCATCGCGACCATCGTACATCAAGTGGGCTGGCATAGTTATTTTCTTCCTCATCATGTCGGCCAGAGCCAGCACGGTTGCATCAGGGTCGATCTCAAAGAGCTTTTCGACTATCTTGGTGTAAGCGGTCTCGTGGCGCTTCTCATCAGAGGCAATGCTCCCGCAAATTTGAGCCAACTTCGAGTCCCCGTACTCTTTGGCATGCCGTGCTGTGTTCCCGTGAGAGATAAAAGTTGCTCGTTCTTGGAACGACGTGTATATGAAACAGAGGTAGGGACTGTTTTCGAATCCTGGATCCTGAAACAAGGCAAAGAAGGCCGTCCACCAGTAAATATCAGAGGTGAGGGTACGCTTATGCCGGATTAGAACTCGATCGGAGTCCAAATATATTGTTGTTCTTCTACAATTAAGATCAGGAATTAAGTTTGACAGTATAGTACTTGGAGAGTGTTATAGCCTAACTTGACTGAGCAAAAAGAACTGTTCCTCTCTAATTAGCATAGTAGGGAAAACCCTGCTTTCAAGAACTTAAATGTCTGCTTCTTCCCGTAGATGTAAGAAGAGGGTAGGACTAGGTAATGTTTCGCAATGTAATTCTGATGTAGAACACATATATGAAGGCCCAATTCCGTGATCGATGTTTACTTTCCGATTATCCGATTTGGCAAAATTCGAACGAGTTCAGAATAGgcaacttggtgggctgacttattttcacGATTCGGTCATTACAAACCACCCTAAGTCGTGAGGGATGGTGTTTTTTAGCCTAATTCCTTTGTTTAGACCTTCAATTTACTTTTAGAAAAATTTTGATTCATTAATAACTTTTAAACCATAATTCCTTATTAGTTAGTTCTTTTTGAGAAAGTCCTATTTTTcttcccgttttcaattttaggaaaaaaatttgggactttttattttccgactttatttttagggttttagggttttagggtttcggGCCTATAAAAgggttgtaacctaatgtttGCCTCACATTttcatcaataatattacagacTTTGTCTTTCTTCTTGTGGATTTAAGAAATTGGTCGTAGCTACAAGTTCCTATATTGTTTGGATTAATACGCTAACTATAATCTCTTGTGAATTCTACTGtgtcaaattcaaatattgaccaaagcCTAATCGCTAAGTTGACATAGataaaaggggggaaaaaaaaagacaagaaacagCTGAAAAATTATTGGAAGCATGCATCTTACCATTCCCGACCCAATCAGATACTGAATTGTCTTCTCAATTTGCCTCATATTTACTCGTCCACATAGGTAGAGGTACTTATTGAGAAGATCGCCATGCCTGTTTTCTTCAGCAGTCCATCCCCTAGTCCACACTGCCCAAGAAGTGAGGCTCGCCCCCGTTTCGTCCCTAGTACCATCTGTAGTATTTAGCATTGTTTGGTAAGTAGGAAGTGCTTCTTCTGTGA
Proteins encoded in this region:
- the LOC131300698 gene encoding stearoyl-[acyl-carrier-protein] 9-desaturase, chloroplastic-like translates to MALNLNPITLKCSHKYPSFAIPPKANLRSPKFLRASATLSSGSTEVESLRKPFSPPREVHVQVTHSMPPEKMEIFKNLEDWAEQNILVHLKPVEKCWQPQDFLPDPASDGFHDQVRELRERAKEIPDDYFVVLVGDMITEEALPTYQTMLNTTDGTRDETGASLTSWAVWTRGWTAEENRHGDLLNKYLYLCGRVNMRQIEKTIQYLIGSGMDPGFENSPYLCFIYTSFQERATFISHGNTARHAKEYGDSKLAQICGSIASDEKRHETAYTKIVEKLFEIDPDATVLALADMMRKKITMPAHLMYDGRDDNLFDHFSSVAQKLGVYTAKDYADILEFLVGRWKVEDITGISPEGRKAQDYVCGLPQRIRRLAPGRAKEARYVPFSWIFDKEVKI